ctctcaacttttctttttagcctgcaatatttttctttaaaaacacatcaCATTTTTCTCTCCCCTTCACGTAGCATCGCATGTAAAAAATGACAAAGAGTTGCTTACTTGAGACCATTTCCGTCgtcaaagaaaaaatactttgttttcatatcttttaaCAGCAGCTTCGGATTATCACCTCTCAGAACAATCTTGTCCCAAAGGACAACCTGGTTCAGAGcctgcattaaaataaaaattaattagataATTCAATAGAAATTAACATCTGGTCACTTCAAATGTATTGGTAAATAAAGTCTTATTTATATGAATGAATCTAACTTTGAGGGAACTGTTAAAATCTTAAAGCAGACAAAATGATACAAGTGGATAGACACAGGAGTCCAACTTCTCCTGGACAAAAGACACTTCCCTAAGGGAAATCACCTCTTTTGCTAAGACAGCCATATTATTTAGAGCCCTTAAAGCTCAATGCAAGGTTTTAGACTTATGTGCTCTTCAGAGCGAGGCCCTCGGAGAAACAGAAATTTCACTATGGTAAAATCCTAGGAGTCAGACAATCCTTTCAAGTCACTGCTTTGACAGATCACAAACAAGTTTGGGAAATTAAGGACatgaaatggagaaaaaacacATCTGTAAAAAGGACAGAAGCTACAAAAGAATTTTCTTAGTAGAGTCACCTTCTCCGTGGGCTTGCGATTTTTACTAAATTACTCCAGGTCggatatttcaaatatataaaatttatattctttcctAAAGAATGAGGTTTTAAATATCTACAGAAATACTTCCACGCATGTACTTACATTATTTTTTGTTGAATATTCAGCTGATAAGTAAAGAAACAACTGCTTAACATTccaatcaaatatattttctagatGTAAATAAATTAAGGAATATATAAATCCTAAAGCAGcatacaactttaaaaaagatttcagtTATTCTTAAATTGATAATTCATAGCAATACTgatactaaaattaaaataaaaaagaggtggCCCAGAAACATACTGGTGCActaataaaaacatatgaaagatAATATAGTGTAAAATCTAGCTCATTTCAAAGTCAAAAAATATCAGTGAGATTAAGAGCATCCTTCCCTGCTCCTCTAAGCATTACTACCTGAGATACTTCAATTAATAAGAAAttaaccatgaaataaaaatttagttttctGGAAAATCAACCCAGTAAGTCTAAAAGAAAGCGGAcctagtatcttttttttttggggggacgGACCTAGTATCTTAAACATACATGACTCCACTGGAGTTCTGAGTATAACCAACGACCACAAGACAACTTCATGTTGTGCAAAAAAGAACAGGATCAATTAAACCAAGTACAGTAAACTGTACATGTTGCTTATGGACACATGCCAGGAGAGATCAAAATGTCCCATGACGTGCTTTATAAAGTAAGGGTATGAATACCAATTTGGTTTACAAGAGTGAAAAACCTCACCAGGGTTAATTACAACACAGGGGCACTGAGACCCAGGctgggaagggcccctggaggaggcgtggcaacccgctccaggattcttgcctggagaagcccatggacagaggagcctgctgggctatagtccaaggggtcacaaagagcaggacacgactgagcgactaagcacagtggCACTAAGAAATGAACTGAGTTAACATCTGGATTTCATTAAGCATCATATATTAATTAAGTCATTTCATTATATCCATTTACATGCTAAGAGGTACAGGTTCACGACATTCCTCTCTTGGGTATCCACTAAGAATCACTATTTTAGAATTGAAGTCTTGGATATCTCTTTATATGGGCAGGTACAATTTCAACTTTTAGCAGCCATGTTAAGATAATCTAAACTACAAATGATGAAACTAGGAATATATAACAGTTGAAATACCAGGAAGTTCCACTGTAATTGCCCAAAACACAAAATTCCTACTTTTACACTAGATCCAAGCTCCCTCACTagcttagatttaaaaaaaaaaaaaaagacatgaagacTTAATAGCAGAAGTGTGCCACAGGACTTTTCTGATGGTGTATTccattccctttaaaaaaaaaaaagtgcctacAGAATTAATTACTAGTCTACTTCTAAAccccataatttattttttaaaaatgaaatgaaaagtaattCCAGGGTAGTAAAGGGGAATGTCAGGCCAACTTCCCAGGTACACAATCTGCTTCCACTGTTCAGACAGCTGCTTTAGACAAGTACAGACGGTTCAATCTCCATATTCAATTTTAATCCTGGGGTCCTAAAAAGGCAGGTGAGATCCTAGAAGTGGCTGGGAAGAGCATTGCCAAAATAGTAATCTAAGCCCCTAAAAGAAGATTAAACTGGCCAAAAAGAAGTTAAAAGGTggaaattcaaaataaagagaaaatactgaaatCACCTCCATTTTAAGTAATTGTTTTCATTGTTAAGATTGCTCTTACTATATAAGTACTTATAAAAGAACTATACGGCAGAATGCTAGCATTTTTACCAATGATCATCTATTAATGACCTTCTGAACCACAGCACATGCAATTCACTTTTAACATATGCTTCTCTGCTATCATAAAATACGGAcatattctttgggattgtacaTGAAACACTGCATCTAGGTAGGCTGAGTACTGGTAACATTCTTCCTCCTTTAAGCTaaataatctaattttattttctttctgaaatccaGACTCAAACTCTTGTAGCTTTAGATTTAACTCATGAATCTATAAATAAGTTTTCTCAAGGTATGAATGAGGGGACAATAACACGATTATACTGATGAaaacacaagcacagaaatttcCAAGGTTTGATTGATAACAGTGGATAAACGTACTTATTGCCCcccaagtgactgaacaatatgTGTATCATTATACAAGCAATGAACTATTTTTTCAAAAGGATATCAGCAGTTATATCAAACGTAATGAATCCCAGATCACTTCTTTCTCTAGGTCCAGTGAAGTCTTCTACATTTTTTCTAGAAGCAAAAAACAGTTCAGTTTCACCATCCTTCAAACTTAACGGCATACAAAATTCACAAAATTCCTATGTAAGTGAAAGTCTAGCTGCACTccacaaacaagcaaaaatcagAGAAACCTGTGTATCAACAAACAAATTCACTATTAAAGCAGGTCTTCAGCTATTTCCATTTAACTTAAAAGAATCCCTAACAAAACCCAGAGGGAGATAAACAGTGCTCAAAGAATGTGAAATACTTTAGGTCAAGTGATCtggaagaaggggaagaagaaatTACAGAAGACTATAAGAAAACCAAGACAAAATGAACAACTGCTATTTTTGAGCGTTTACTATGTGTTTCTGTCAGGTCCACTATGTATTTTTGACCATCATCTCAATGCTCACAACATGCCTATGGGTTGGGTGTTACTTCCACTTCAGACAAAAGCAAATGAAGACCAAGGAAAGAAGGACCAGATACAAAGGAGCTAACAGTTCAGGATTTACGATGAGCCACGCTTTTCTACTCTCCCAGAGCAGACAGACTCAGGAGTTCCAGCCAGGGTCTATCTGCGTGTAAAAAAAGCAGTTGCTACAAAACATCAACataggcaggggaaaaaaaaaatagtggggGGATAGCTATCAGATGACCAGCTGGTCCGCATTTCCAACTTAATAAAACGAAGGTTGAAGACGAGGGGGCACTTGTTGAAAAATGGCACAGAGAATAACAACAGGTGAACCaggaaggaattaaaaaaaaaaaaaaaaatttcctacgGATTGAAGAAGCAAGTCCCGGAGAATAAATCTcagcattaaattttttttaatgggcattAGTGGAAGGACCATGTCATTTTAAATTCTACTTGGGGACATGTTCGCAGAATGTATTCAAGCGGCTTGGaccttcaaaaatttttaaattcaaagcaTGCCGTCGCGAAGCGCCGGGGTGTCGCATCCTCCCCAGGCATCTTCACCCCTCCGGCCCAGTCGGCAGGCACCTTCGGCAGCTGGAGGAGCAGGCAGATCCCCGGGAGGTAAGGAGTCGGAGCCGGCGGCGCGGACCCCGCGCCGGTGGGGggtacgggggggggggggcgcgccgCGCTGTCGTGGGGCTCCCTCGTTGGCTGCGCGCGGGCGCGGAAGTGAGGAACCGGAAGGAAGCGCGGACGCCGACCCGAGCAACGCTCCACAGGAAAACTGAAGAGCGAGCCCGCGAAGGCGCGGCGCAGGGTGGCGCCCCGCCCGCCCAGGGGCGCCGGCTGCTCGTGAGGGGGCCCCGCGCCCAGCCGTCCCCCCGACGCCCTCACCGCCCATCCCCGCCCCCCCGGCGTCGGCCGCACTCACAGCATGATCCGCGAGACGTGCAGCCGCACCGGGACGCTCCTGTCTTTGAAGGCGGTGGTAATGAAGCAGCCGAACGTGAGCGCCGCCATCACGCTCAGCGAGAAGGCGAACAGCGAGTTCGCCCGTGACAGCACCGTGTTCATCTCGGCTGACGCCCCGAGAGCGCACCGCTGCACAGGCACAGCCGGGACCCCGTTCCGGCAGCGGACCGGCTCCCGACGATCCGCGCCGCCTGCGCCGCGCGTCCTGGGAACGCGCGCCGTCGCGGCCCCGCCTCCTTTCCGGTCCCGGACGCGACCGAGCGCGCGCGCCCCCGCTGCCCGGACACACCCACCGGCGGGCGGGGCGCGCGCGGAGCCCGAGAGACTGAGCCGCGCGCGGGCCGCCCCCTGTCCCGCCGCCAATCAGCGACGAGGAGGGGCGGGGTTTCGCCGAAAAGGTCCGCCCACTTGGTGTTACGTCCCCTAGCCCGGCCGGAGACTCCATGCCCAGCATCCTTTCTCCGCCTCTCCGTCAGCTTGTGTGGGCTTCCTGGGTACTTAGGTTCCGTTATTTTGCGTTTAAAACCAGCGGGGCAAGATCGTTTGGTGCGTGTCCCGACGGGTCACCCTTTGAGAGCAGCGCACTTTACAAAGCGCCCAGTCTTCCCTTTTGTCAAGCCTGATTAAAGTTAGAACATCAGCTTTTGGGGAGGGCGTGGGGTACAAAATGTATCGGATAACTGAAAGGATGACCTCACTGGGCTCTCAGGATCAAAGAAGGTGAACGCTGTGGAATTGCTATGCCACATAAAggatagtttaaatttttaaaaatatataaaataaaattttataaaatatataaatttatagtgTAAATTTAGCAAGCCATCAATACATAATGGCCCTGAGAGACCGTAGGGTTCAGACTGCCAATAAACTTAAATAAACTGCCGACACCTTTGCGTTAGCAGCTAGGGTGtatatttgtttgggttttttttttttttttttttgtaatttaaaaaatagaattcaatGAGCCCAATAATACGCTGAAGTTAACTTCTTAAAAAGTTTTGGGTCCATAAACTAAGAGTGCGAACACCTGTGATACCTGCAGACCAGAAAATGATACTCTGACCCTATTGCTGGTTTACCTGACCTGTTGAGCCCTTGTTTCTTTGTATTACTCAGTAATCACTCAATTTTCATACAGCCATACAGTTAAAATTTTTACTAAGTGCCTAGTATGCCAGGTACAGCAGGCTCTGAGAGAACAGGACCAACAAGACAAAGCCCCTGCTAAACTGAAGTAGGGCCAAGTAATGAAAACCAAACAAGCTATAAACTAAAGAGAGATCTTTAGCTAAGTTTAAGCCCTAAATTTTTATCTCCCAGGCAGCACAGTAATTAAATGAAGCAATGATTTGTTGAACATCTACTGTATTGCACATGATACAGAGATGTTTGTGTGTATAATATGGATATCAAAGAAGTATCCATTAATTCCTTCTTTAtcgagaagtttttttttaaacatgaaagagtgttgaattattttcaaatgtatttctatATCTTTGGatgtgatcatatgatttttctggtAGCTCTGTGCTATAGATGGAAGGTTTGTGACCACCTCCTCTCAATTccatatattgaaatcctaactcCCATTGTGGTGGTATTAAGAGATGACCTCTGGTAGGTGATCAGGTTAAGAAGGTGGAACCCTTATGAGTAAAATGAGTGCCCTTctaaagagaccccagagaggtCCCTACCCCTCCTTTCATGTTGTGAAATGGTAAGAAGACTGCAGGTCTGTGAACCAAGAAGAAtaccttaaaaagttaaaaatcccATATGCAACTCTTATTATTCTATCTTAGTAATTTGCAAAAAGGGAATAAGGAAATATTTGAATTCTTCATATCCTTCCTTTGAAAGGTctattctgaagaaaaaaattgtgtaaATGGAATTTATTGGATTTTAGCTTCTGGGTGCTGGAGTATGTTCAATTTTTTTGCACTAATACAGTCTGAATCCTTATCTTGGAAGGAAGTAAAAAGTACTATTCAAAGGATGTGAATATACTACTAAAACTGAAATTCATGAAGCACAAATTCTGTTTCTGTGGTTTAATCATTAGTTGTAAGAGTCAGTCATAAGTGTATGATATTCTAGGAACAGTTGGGGAAGCAAAGAACCTGTGACCTGGTATAAGATCTGTTAACAGACGCTGAGTAATGATCTTGCCAGGTGCACTGACTACCATATAGGCAGGCAAGACCCACTGCCCCAAAGACAGTTGTGGTTCTGGTGAACATCAACATATGATTTGAGTTGTACATGAACACTTTGTGTGTCTTTCTGCACTTAACATTGCTCGTTTGTGTAAAACACAGTATCATCTAGCAGTTGGTGATTTTTCTGACAACTTTGCTGTGAAAGATCCCAAGTGATACCTAACACCAAGTGATTCCTGACACCAGATGACTCTTAACACCAATATTCCTGGAAGAAAGCAGTGAATAGACCATGTCTTCCTTCTTGtctcaaataaatataaagagaaagcaaaagttCAGTCAATCTACACACTACATTTCTTCCCTTTCCGTCTTCATCGAGCCTTTGGATGTACATGTGAATCTAGAGAGCGACCCACATGACACTTGTACTTCTCTTTGGTTCAGAGGCTTACAGTAAATGTCAGTTTAGCTATTCTCATTCTCCATTATCTAAAAAGTTGCTTTCTATCATTTGATATCATAAAAGGACATTTTTATATGAAGTGCATATTCAACCCACACAATACTCTTGTTCAGTCAGTGCATTATGGGAATTAATAAGATAATGTATTTTAAAGCTGGCTTCCCTTTTGGtacagtggtaaggaacctgcctgccaac
The DNA window shown above is from Odocoileus virginianus isolate 20LAN1187 ecotype Illinois chromosome 32, Ovbor_1.2, whole genome shotgun sequence and carries:
- the SPCS3 gene encoding signal peptidase complex subunit 3: MNTVLSRANSLFAFSLSVMAALTFGCFITTAFKDRSVPVRLHVSRIMLKNVEDFTGPRERSDLGFITFDITADLENIFDWNVKQLFLYLSAEYSTKNNALNQVVLWDKIVLRGDNPKLLLKDMKTKYFFFDDGNGLKGNRNVTLTLSWNVVPNAGILPLVTGSGHVSVPFPDTYEITKSY